In the Artemia franciscana chromosome 1, ASM3288406v1, whole genome shotgun sequence genome, one interval contains:
- the LOC136029649 gene encoding uncharacterized protein LOC136029649 isoform X2, whose protein sequence is MRSFSKMTSYKPRFGRVNRSKFRHLDIDLSSELVFLEGMALLCFQPDCSSFRGNLQGKDGSSYELTGKCLYTERCSFSESSDDSMPSSRRDSISDEMFIIEEDSIVVERPERSLTPRRLSERPKVSVFDIIVSDMEQGLQFVVPDVKFVCGQECNISSKDISFHTDVVYWGQKADLVILKHFGPDFVEKGCMVYAGDLKIKYKDSIERYAVTPEASSSWCM, encoded by the coding sequence atgacgtcctacaaaccaagatttgGTCGTGTGAACAGATCTAAGTTTAGGCACTTAGATATTGACCTAAGTAGTGAATTGGTTTTCCTTGAAGGAATGGCCTTACTCTGCTTCCAACCGGATTGCTCGTCTTTTAGAGGAAATTTACAAGGCAAAGACGGTTCTTCTTACGAACTCactggaaaatgcttatatacAGAAAGATGTAGTTTCAGTGAATCTAGTGATGATAGTATGCCCAGTAGTCGTCGCGATAGCATCAGTGACGAAATGTTTATTATCGAAGAAGACAGTATTGTTGTAGAACGGCCTGAAAGGAGTTTGACTCCTAGACGCCTCAGTGAACGACCCAAGGTATCTGTTTTTGACATTATAGTCAGTGACATGGAGCAAGGACTTCAGTTCGTGGTTCCTGATGTTAAATTTGTGTGTGGACAAGAGTGTAATATCAGCTCTAAAGATATATCTTTTCACACTGATGTTGTTTACTGGGGCCAAAAAGCAGACTTGGTGATTTTGAAACACTTTGGCCCCGACTTTGTGGAAAAAGGCTGTATGGTTTATGCTGGTGACCTCAAAATAAAGTATAAAGACTCAATTGAAAGGTATGCTGTCACACCAGAAGCTTCGAGTTCGTGGTGTATGTGA
- the LOC136029649 gene encoding uncharacterized protein LOC136029649 isoform X3, giving the protein MTSYKPRFGRVNRSKFRHLDIDLSSELVFLEGMALLCFQPDCSSFRGNLQGKDGSSYELTGKCLYTERCSFSESSDDSMPSSRRDSISDEMFIIEEDSIVVERPERSLTPRRLSERPKVSVFDIIVSDMEQGLQFVVPDVKFVCGQECNISSKDISFHTDVVYWGQKADLVILKHFGPDFVEKGCMVYAGDLKIKYKDSIERYAVTPEASSSWCM; this is encoded by the coding sequence atgacgtcctacaaaccaagatttgGTCGTGTGAACAGATCTAAGTTTAGGCACTTAGATATTGACCTAAGTAGTGAATTGGTTTTCCTTGAAGGAATGGCCTTACTCTGCTTCCAACCGGATTGCTCGTCTTTTAGAGGAAATTTACAAGGCAAAGACGGTTCTTCTTACGAACTCactggaaaatgcttatatacAGAAAGATGTAGTTTCAGTGAATCTAGTGATGATAGTATGCCCAGTAGTCGTCGCGATAGCATCAGTGACGAAATGTTTATTATCGAAGAAGACAGTATTGTTGTAGAACGGCCTGAAAGGAGTTTGACTCCTAGACGCCTCAGTGAACGACCCAAGGTATCTGTTTTTGACATTATAGTCAGTGACATGGAGCAAGGACTTCAGTTCGTGGTTCCTGATGTTAAATTTGTGTGTGGACAAGAGTGTAATATCAGCTCTAAAGATATATCTTTTCACACTGATGTTGTTTACTGGGGCCAAAAAGCAGACTTGGTGATTTTGAAACACTTTGGCCCCGACTTTGTGGAAAAAGGCTGTATGGTTTATGCTGGTGACCTCAAAATAAAGTATAAAGACTCAATTGAAAGGTATGCTGTCACACCAGAAGCTTCGAGTTCGTGGTGTATGTGA